In Meleagris gallopavo isolate NT-WF06-2002-E0010 breed Aviagen turkey brand Nicholas breeding stock chromosome 3, Turkey_5.1, whole genome shotgun sequence, one DNA window encodes the following:
- the PRL gene encoding prolactin precursor (The RefSeq protein has 1 substitution compared to this genomic sequence): MSNTGASLKGLLLAVLLVSNMLLTKEGVTSLPICSSGSVNCQVSLGELFDRAVRLSHYIHFLSSEIFNEFDERYAQGRGFITKAVNGCHTSSLTTPEDKEQTQQIHHEELLNLILGVLRSWNDPLIHLASEVQRIKEAPDTILWKAVEIEEQNKRRLEGMEKIVGRIHSGDAGNEVFSQWDGLPSLQLADEDSRLFAFYNLLHCLRRDSHKIDNYLKVLKCRLIHDNNC; the protein is encoded by the exons ATGAGCAACACAGGGGCTTCATTGAAAG GTTTGTTGCTGGCGGTTCTTCTGGTATCCAACATGCTTCTGACCAAGGAAGGAGTGACCTCCTTGCCAATCTGCTCCAGTGGATCTGTCAACTGCCAAGTTTCCCTTGGGGAGCTTTTTGATCGGGCAGTTAGACTTTCACACTACATACACTTCCTCTCTTCAGAAATTTTCAATGAATTT GATGAACGCTATGCTCAGGGTCGGGGTTTCATTACAAAAGCTGTTAATGGCTGCCACACTTCCTCCTTAACCACTCCTGAAGATAAGGAGCAAACTCAGCAGATTCAT CACGAAGAGCTACTGAATTTGATACTGGGAGTGCTGCGTTCCTGGAATGATCCCCTGATCCATCTGGCCTCTGAAGTGCAAAGAATCAAAGAAGCTCCAGATACCATCCTCTGGAAGGCTGTAGAGATTGAGGAGCAAAACAAGAGGCTTTTagaaggaatggagaaaatCGTTGGGCGG ATTCATTCTGGCGATGCTGGAAATGAAGTTTTCTCTCAGTGGGACGGCCTTCCATCCCTGCAACTCGCTGATGAGGACTCCAGACTCTTTGCTTTTTACAACCTGCTGCATTGCCTCCGCAGAGATTCCCACAAAATCGACAACTATCTTAAAGTTTTGAAGTGCCGCCTAATCCATGATAACAATTGCTAA